One stretch of Brachyhypopomus gauderio isolate BG-103 chromosome 10, BGAUD_0.2, whole genome shotgun sequence DNA includes these proteins:
- the LOC143526191 gene encoding olfactory receptor 1E16-like, giving the protein MTSNMTSIQPVSSVNETFFHPTFYIRGLYNIPHATHYYVFLSFVYTVTVLGNSFIMGIIYLERSLHTAKYVAVFNLAFSDLCGSSALIPKLLDMFLFDNQYISYGACLANMFFVLFFMTLQSLTLVAMAYDRVVAICLPLRYHAIVTKTTMSVIIGIMWFVSVTINALLVSLFTRLSFCRSTTVNSYFCDVGPLITLACNDTSINSIIGYVCTAVLLYIPLLLITISYICIGFALRKIAHVQQTKAMKTCTSHVILVALFYVPILSVYTAAFTTSVDANIWIINTGLTQTIPSMLNPIIYTLKTEEVMHAIKVLYKRSNLKPTKINKL; this is encoded by the coding sequence ATGACTTCTAACATGACTTCCATTCAGCCTGTTTCCTCAGTGAATGAAACATTTTTTCACCCAACATTTTACATTAGAGGACTTTACAACATTCCACATGCAACACACTACTATGTGTTTCTAAGCTTTGTGTACACTGTGACTGTTTTAGGGAATTCTTTTATAATGGGAATCATCTACCTGGAACGCAGCTTACACACTGCAAAGTATGTAGCTGTCTTCAATTTGGCCTTCTCTGATCTGTGTGGAAGCTCTGCTCTCATTCCAAAGCTTCTGGACATGTTTCTGTTTGACAATCAGTACATATCATATGGAGCATGTCTGGCaaatatgttttttgttttattctttatgACTCTGCAGTCTCTTACTCTGGTTGCAATGGCCTATGACAGAGTGGTTGCTATATGTCTCCCTCTGAGGTATCATGCTATTGTAACCAAAACAACTATGAGTGTGATCATAGGTATTATGTGGTTTGTATCTGTAACTATCAATGCTCTCCTTGTATCTCTGTTTACCAGACTGTCCTTCTGTCGATCTACTACAGTTAACAGCTATTTCTGTGATGTTGGCCCTCTCATTACTTTAGCCTGTAATGATACATCTATAAATTCCATAATAGGTTATGTCTGTACAGCTGTTCTGCTTTACATTCCATTGTTACTGATAACCATCTCATATATTTGCATTGGTTTTGCATTGCGGAAGATTGCACATGTTCAGCAAACCAAAGCAATGAAAACTTGCACCTCCCATGTCATATTAGtggctttgttttatgtaccaATTTTAAGTGTTTATACTGCAGCTTTTACCACATCTGTAGATGCAAATATCTGGATAATCAATACAGGCCTGACACAGACTATTCCATCCATGTTAAACCCAATCATATACACTCTAAAGACAGAGGAGGTAATGCATGCTATTAAAGTACTCTACAAACGATCCAATTTGAAgcccacaaaaataaataagctgTGA